In a single window of the Perca flavescens isolate YP-PL-M2 chromosome 18, PFLA_1.0, whole genome shotgun sequence genome:
- the LOC114573139 gene encoding activator of 90 kDa heat shock protein ATPase homolog 1 isoform X3 — translation MAKWGEGDPRWIVEQRADATNVNNWHWTERDVSGWSSERLRQLLLGVRVGGPEGSGQLTDVNKLDGEASINNRKGKLFFFYEWSLTASWLGTASSGVKYRGTVHVANLSDENEADDLDISVSLCKDQPDTPLLGLMRTRGVQEVRRVLAQYVQQLKSEFSQGMILPSNQQQKTPQPPTQKKKPLQTSQPQISPAPKAYSGPAPPRASSGPAPSPATCSFNLKETFQTSAAELYTTFISQEFVQVFTRSAAVLDGRRGGRFQMMDGSVSGEFTELVPERSIQMRWRFRTWPSGTV, via the exons ATGGCTAAGTGGGGAGAAGGAGACCCTCGGTGGATCGTGGAGCAGAGAGCTGACGCTACCAACGTCAACAACTGGCACTG GACAGAGCGTGATGTCAGCGGCTGGTCATCGGAGCGTCTGCGTCAGCTGTTGTTGGGGGTGCGAGTGGGGGGGCCGGAGGGCTCCGGTCAGCTGACCGACGTCAACAAACTGGACGGAGAGGCGTCCATCAACAACCGCAAGGGcaaactcttcttcttctacgaGTGGAGTCTCACAGCCAGCTGGCTCG GGACGGCGAGCAGCGGTGTGAAGTACCGAGGAACCGTCCACGTGGCCAACCTGTCGGACGAGAACGAGGCGGACGACCTCGAC ATCTCGGTGTCTCTGTGTAAGGACCAGCCCGACACACCGCTACTCGGCCTGATGAGGACACGCGGCGTCCAGGAGGTCCGCCGGGTTCTGGCCCAGTACGTCCAGCAGCTCAAATCAG AGTTCAGCCAGGGGATGATCCTTCCCTCCAACCAACAGCAGAAGACGCCGCAGCCTCcgacacagaagaagaagccGCTCCAGACAAGTCAGCCTCAG ATTAGCCCCGCCCCCAAGGCATATTCTGGCCCCGCCCCCCCCAGGGCCTCCTCTGGCCCCGCCCCCAGCCCTGCTACCTGCAGCTTTAATCTGAAGGAAACCTTCCAGACGTCTGCTGCTGAGCTGTACACCACATTCATCAGCCAGGAG tttgtgCAGGTGTTTACCCGCTCGGCGGCGGTGTTGGACGGGCGGCGAGGCGGCCGGTTCCAGATGATGGACGGCAGCGTCAGCGGCGAGTTCACCGAGCTGGTCCCTGAACGCAGCATCCAGATGAGGTGGCGCTTCAGGACGTGGCCCAGCG GGACTGTCTGA
- the LOC114573139 gene encoding probable basic-leucine zipper transcription factor N isoform X4, giving the protein MRTRGVQEVRRVLAQYVQQLKSEFSQGMILPSNQQQKTPQPPTQKKKPLQTSQPQTSQPQVDQQTTPVCLLQTSQPQVDPQTTPVCLLQTSQPQVDQQTTPVCLLQTSQPQVDQHITRVCLLQTSQPQVDQQTTPVCLLQTSQPQVDQHITPVCLLSTSQPQVDPQTTPVCLLQTSQPQVDQHITPVCLLQTSQPQVDPQTTPVCLLQTSQPQVDQQTTPVCLLQTSQPQVDQHITPVCLLQTSQPQVDPQTTPVCLLQTSQSLVKHILIQQKEWCL; this is encoded by the exons ATGAGGACACGCGGCGTCCAGGAGGTCCGCCGGGTTCTGGCCCAGTACGTCCAGCAGCTCAAATCAG AGTTCAGCCAGGGGATGATCCTTCCCTCCAACCAACAGCAGAAGACGCCGCAGCCTCcgacacagaagaagaagccGCTCCAGACAAGTCAGCCTCAG ACCAGTCAGCCTCAGGTAGACCAGCAAACTACACCTGTATGTCTTCTCCAGACCAGTCAGCCTCAGGTAGACCCACAAACTACACCTGTATGTCTCCTCCAGACCAGTCAGCCTCAGGTAGACCAGCAAACTACACCTGTATGTCTTCTGCAGACCAGTCAGCCTCAGGTAGACCAGCACATTACACGTGTATGTCTCCTCCAGACCAGTCAGCCTCAGGTAGACCAGCAAACTACACCTGTATGTCTCCTCCAGACCAGTCAGCCTCAGGTAGACCAGCACATTACACCTGTATGTCTTCTCTCGACCAGTCAGCCTCAGGTAGACCCACAAACTACACCTGTATGTCTCCTCCAGACCAGTCAGCCTCAGGTAGACCAGCACATTACACCTGTATGTCTCCTCCAGACCAGTCAGCCTCAGGTAGACCCACAAACTACACCTGTATGTCTCCTCCAGACCAGTCAGCCTCAGGTAGACCAGCAAACTACACCTGTATGTCTCCTCCAGACCAGTCAGCCTCAGGTAGACCAGCACATTACACCTGTATGTCTCCTCCAGACCAGTCAGCCTCAGGTAGACCCACAAACTACACCTGTATGTCTTCTCCAGACCAGTCAGTCTCTGGTCAAACACATCCTGATACAACAGAAGGAATGGTGTCTATAA
- the LOC114573139 gene encoding activator of 90 kDa heat shock protein ATPase homolog 1 isoform X2, whose amino-acid sequence MAKWGEGDPRWIVEQRADATNVNNWHWTERDVSGWSSERLRQLLLGVRVGGPEGSGQLTDVNKLDGEASINNRKGKLFFFYEWSLTASWLGTASSGVKYRGTVHVANLSDENEADDLDISVSLCKDQPDTPLLGLMRTRGVQEVRRVLAQYVQQLKSEFSQGMILPSNQQQKTPQPPTQKKKPLQTSQPQISPAPKAYSGPAPPRASSGPAPSPATCSFNLKETFQTSAAELYTTFISQEFVQVFTRSAAVLDGRRGGRFQMMDGSVSGEFTELVPERSIQMRWRFRTWPSDYYAAVSLELQQRGDETELSMACSGVPAAEEDATREGWRRFYFQAIRQTFGY is encoded by the exons ATGGCTAAGTGGGGAGAAGGAGACCCTCGGTGGATCGTGGAGCAGAGAGCTGACGCTACCAACGTCAACAACTGGCACTG GACAGAGCGTGATGTCAGCGGCTGGTCATCGGAGCGTCTGCGTCAGCTGTTGTTGGGGGTGCGAGTGGGGGGGCCGGAGGGCTCCGGTCAGCTGACCGACGTCAACAAACTGGACGGAGAGGCGTCCATCAACAACCGCAAGGGcaaactcttcttcttctacgaGTGGAGTCTCACAGCCAGCTGGCTCG GGACGGCGAGCAGCGGTGTGAAGTACCGAGGAACCGTCCACGTGGCCAACCTGTCGGACGAGAACGAGGCGGACGACCTCGAC ATCTCGGTGTCTCTGTGTAAGGACCAGCCCGACACACCGCTACTCGGCCTGATGAGGACACGCGGCGTCCAGGAGGTCCGCCGGGTTCTGGCCCAGTACGTCCAGCAGCTCAAATCAG AGTTCAGCCAGGGGATGATCCTTCCCTCCAACCAACAGCAGAAGACGCCGCAGCCTCcgacacagaagaagaagccGCTCCAGACAAGTCAGCCTCAG ATTAGCCCCGCCCCCAAGGCATATTCTGGCCCCGCCCCCCCCAGGGCCTCCTCTGGCCCCGCCCCCAGCCCTGCTACCTGCAGCTTTAATCTGAAGGAAACCTTCCAGACGTCTGCTGCTGAGCTGTACACCACATTCATCAGCCAGGAG tttgtgCAGGTGTTTACCCGCTCGGCGGCGGTGTTGGACGGGCGGCGAGGCGGCCGGTTCCAGATGATGGACGGCAGCGTCAGCGGCGAGTTCACCGAGCTGGTCCCTGAACGCAGCATCCAGATGAGGTGGCGCTTCAGGACGTGGCCCAGCG ACTACTATGCTGCGGTAAGTCTGGAGCTGCAGCAGCGCGGAGACGAGACGGAGCTCAGCATGGCGTGCAGCGGCGTGCCGGCGGCCGAGGAGGACGCCACCAGAGAGGGCTGGCGCCGCTTCTACTTCCAGGCCATCAGGCAGACGTTCGGATACTGA
- the LOC114573139 gene encoding PGC-1 and ERR-induced regulator in muscle protein 1 isoform X1: protein MAKWGEGDPRWIVEQRADATNVNNWHWTERDVSGWSSERLRQLLLGVRVGGPEGSGQLTDVNKLDGEASINNRKGKLFFFYEWSLTASWLGTASSGVKYRGTVHVANLSDENEADDLDISVSLCKDQPDTPLLGLMRTRGVQEVRRVLAQYVQQLKSEFSQGMILPSNQQQKTPQPPTQKKKPLQTSQPQTSQPQVDQQTTPVCLLQTSQPQVDPQTTPVCLLQTSQPQVDQQTTPVCLLQTSQPQVDQHITRVCLLQTSQPQVDQQTTPVCLLQTSQPQVDQHITPVCLLSTSQPQVDPQTTPVCLLQTSQPQVDQHITPVCLLQTSQPQVDPQTTPVCLLQTSQPQVDQQTTPVCLLQTSQPQVDQHITPVCLLQTSQPQVDPQTTPVCLLQTSQSLVKHILIQQKEWCL, encoded by the exons ATGGCTAAGTGGGGAGAAGGAGACCCTCGGTGGATCGTGGAGCAGAGAGCTGACGCTACCAACGTCAACAACTGGCACTG GACAGAGCGTGATGTCAGCGGCTGGTCATCGGAGCGTCTGCGTCAGCTGTTGTTGGGGGTGCGAGTGGGGGGGCCGGAGGGCTCCGGTCAGCTGACCGACGTCAACAAACTGGACGGAGAGGCGTCCATCAACAACCGCAAGGGcaaactcttcttcttctacgaGTGGAGTCTCACAGCCAGCTGGCTCG GGACGGCGAGCAGCGGTGTGAAGTACCGAGGAACCGTCCACGTGGCCAACCTGTCGGACGAGAACGAGGCGGACGACCTCGAC ATCTCGGTGTCTCTGTGTAAGGACCAGCCCGACACACCGCTACTCGGCCTGATGAGGACACGCGGCGTCCAGGAGGTCCGCCGGGTTCTGGCCCAGTACGTCCAGCAGCTCAAATCAG AGTTCAGCCAGGGGATGATCCTTCCCTCCAACCAACAGCAGAAGACGCCGCAGCCTCcgacacagaagaagaagccGCTCCAGACAAGTCAGCCTCAG ACCAGTCAGCCTCAGGTAGACCAGCAAACTACACCTGTATGTCTTCTCCAGACCAGTCAGCCTCAGGTAGACCCACAAACTACACCTGTATGTCTCCTCCAGACCAGTCAGCCTCAGGTAGACCAGCAAACTACACCTGTATGTCTTCTGCAGACCAGTCAGCCTCAGGTAGACCAGCACATTACACGTGTATGTCTCCTCCAGACCAGTCAGCCTCAGGTAGACCAGCAAACTACACCTGTATGTCTCCTCCAGACCAGTCAGCCTCAGGTAGACCAGCACATTACACCTGTATGTCTTCTCTCGACCAGTCAGCCTCAGGTAGACCCACAAACTACACCTGTATGTCTCCTCCAGACCAGTCAGCCTCAGGTAGACCAGCACATTACACCTGTATGTCTCCTCCAGACCAGTCAGCCTCAGGTAGACCCACAAACTACACCTGTATGTCTCCTCCAGACCAGTCAGCCTCAGGTAGACCAGCAAACTACACCTGTATGTCTCCTCCAGACCAGTCAGCCTCAGGTAGACCAGCACATTACACCTGTATGTCTCCTCCAGACCAGTCAGCCTCAGGTAGACCCACAAACTACACCTGTATGTCTTCTCCAGACCAGTCAGTCTCTGGTCAAACACATCCTGATACAACAGAAGGAATGGTGTCTATAA